One segment of Clostridium botulinum DNA contains the following:
- a CDS encoding glycosyltransferase family 4 protein, giving the protein MRIGIDGRAAKWYRGTGIGTYTHELIRSLNAIDNTNKYLIFMPKCDSLNNLNNNFSIQNVESNETYDNFWDEIKVPNILNNSDMEIYHVPQNGIGISENINCKKVITLHDIIPLRMPETVSDRYLRIFNDELPGILENCDGIITVSEFSKNDIAKEFNFPKENIYVTPLAAEEIYRPLSKCQCKKIISEKYHIDDNFILYVGGFSPRKNILGLIDAYSKLPYNTIEKTKLVVIGKKGQSYFKYKERAEKLGVSSNVIFTGFIPLEDMPLFYNATEVLVYPSFYEGFGLPPLECMACGTPVIVSNVTSLPEVCYESALLIDPNNIDELSYDIQRVLENSVLKLTMVNKSLKRSSKYSWNKTAYETINAYKSILTENKTSIK; this is encoded by the coding sequence ATGCGAATAGGAATAGATGGCCGAGCTGCAAAATGGTATAGAGGCACTGGTATTGGCACATATACTCATGAATTAATTAGAAGCTTAAATGCTATTGATAATACTAATAAGTATTTGATATTTATGCCAAAGTGCGATTCTCTAAATAATCTAAATAACAACTTTTCAATACAAAATGTAGAATCAAATGAAACCTATGATAATTTTTGGGATGAGATTAAAGTTCCTAATATATTAAATAATTCAGATATGGAAATTTACCATGTACCTCAAAATGGAATTGGGATTTCTGAAAATATTAATTGTAAAAAAGTAATTACACTACATGATATTATTCCACTTAGAATGCCGGAAACCGTTAGCGATAGATATCTTAGAATTTTTAATGATGAATTACCTGGTATACTAGAAAATTGTGACGGTATAATCACAGTATCTGAATTTTCTAAAAATGATATAGCTAAAGAGTTTAATTTCCCAAAGGAAAATATATATGTAACCCCTCTAGCAGCAGAAGAAATTTATAGACCATTAAGTAAATGCCAATGTAAAAAAATAATTAGTGAAAAATACCACATAGATGATAATTTTATTCTTTATGTAGGTGGATTTAGTCCCAGGAAAAACATATTAGGATTAATTGATGCATACTCAAAACTGCCTTATAACACAATAGAAAAAACTAAACTTGTTGTTATCGGAAAGAAAGGTCAATCATATTTTAAATATAAAGAACGTGCTGAAAAATTAGGAGTATCATCTAATGTAATATTCACTGGTTTTATTCCTCTTGAAGATATGCCTCTATTTTACAATGCAACTGAAGTTTTAGTTTATCCATCATTCTATGAAGGATTTGGACTTCCCCCATTAGAATGTATGGCATGTGGTACACCTGTTATAGTATCTAATGTCACCTCTCTTCCAGAGGTATGCTATGAGTCTGCTCTATTAATAGATCCTAATAATATAGATGAATTGTCTTACGACATCCAAAGAGTGTTAGAAAACAGTGTTTTAAAATTAACTATGGTTAATAAGAGTTTAAAGAGAAGTTCTAAATACTCATGGAATAAAACTGCCTATGAAACTATAAATGCTTATAAATCAATATTAACTGAAAATAAAACTTCAATAAAGTAA
- a CDS encoding CotS family spore coat protein, with amino-acid sequence MMREFEIERQFDIKIETIKANKGVYYLKTNKGERCLKRINYGPQKLLFVYGAKEHLVKNGFGNLDRYYLNVNDEPYALVNEDLYTLSEWLEGRECDFRNIDEVKVAAKTLAGMHEASKGYDPPENSKLKSDLGRWPHLMEKRTKSLDKMKDIIRKKNIKNDFDMIYLKSMEFYRDLGKQALQTLKESNYYELCMVAEQEKTFCHHDFTYHNIIIDNNEKPHIIDFDYCKREVRTFDISNFMIKVLKRVDWNIDFAKAIIEAYNSVCKLRDDEYKVLYAYLQFPQRYWRLANRYYYNEVNWGQNTFTNKLSSIIDEKDKFLSFLNEFKQEYNIE; translated from the coding sequence ATGATGAGGGAATTTGAAATTGAAAGGCAGTTCGATATTAAGATAGAAACAATTAAGGCTAATAAGGGTGTTTACTATCTTAAGACTAACAAAGGCGAACGATGCTTAAAAAGGATAAATTATGGACCTCAAAAATTATTATTTGTATATGGTGCAAAAGAACATTTGGTAAAAAATGGTTTTGGTAATTTAGATAGATATTATTTAAATGTTAATGATGAACCATATGCACTAGTAAATGAGGATTTATATACTTTATCAGAATGGTTAGAAGGAAGAGAGTGCGATTTTAGAAATATTGATGAGGTGAAAGTAGCAGCGAAGACTTTGGCTGGTATGCATGAAGCTTCTAAAGGTTACGATCCACCAGAAAATTCAAAGTTAAAAAGTGATTTAGGCAGATGGCCTCATTTAATGGAAAAGAGAACAAAATCTTTAGATAAAATGAAAGATATAATAAGAAAGAAAAATATAAAAAATGATTTTGATATGATATATCTAAAATCAATGGAATTTTATAGAGATTTAGGTAAACAAGCTCTACAAACATTAAAGGAGTCAAATTACTATGAATTGTGTATGGTTGCAGAACAAGAAAAAACATTCTGCCATCATGATTTTACTTATCATAATATCATTATAGATAATAATGAAAAACCACATATAATAGATTTTGACTATTGCAAAAGAGAAGTTAGAACTTTTGATATAAGCAATTTTATGATAAAGGTTTTAAAAAGAGTAGATTGGAATATTGATTTTGCTAAAGCTATCATTGAAGCATATAATTCAGTTTGTAAACTTAGAGATGATGAATACAAAGTTCTATACGCATATTTACAATTTCCACAAAGATATTGGAGATTAGCAAATAGATATTATTATAATGAAGTTAACTGGGGACAAAACACATTTACTAATAAGCTAAGTTCAATAATAGATGAAAAAGACAAATTTTTATCATTCTTAAATGAATTTAAACAAGAGTATAATATTGAGTAA
- the yabG gene encoding sporulation peptidase YabG, which translates to MDIGDVVVRKSYDKDVTFKIIDIKNEDGKNVFILKGISIRIIADSSEEDLEEVNDKFIGSKDKILNTRVNDAIKKVLSVRTDFREKTTKAPKIKHDNELMFGRPGKILHVDGDSDYMETCLKVYKQLSLDAVGRCIPESKQPGVIVDLVREIKPDIVVLTGHDGVLKDSRNYLDLNNYRNSKYYLESIKALRDYNSSYDELVIFAGACQSCYECMLDAGANFASSPSRVLIHCLDPVFVCEKIAYTRIDEIVSIKDVIENTITGIKGIGGLQTRGKYREGYPKSPFI; encoded by the coding sequence ATGGATATAGGAGATGTAGTAGTAAGAAAGTCTTATGATAAAGATGTTACATTTAAAATAATAGATATTAAAAATGAAGATGGAAAAAATGTGTTTATTTTAAAAGGAATAAGTATAAGAATTATAGCTGATTCTTCAGAAGAGGATTTAGAAGAAGTTAATGATAAATTTATTGGATCGAAAGATAAAATTTTAAATACAAGAGTAAATGATGCAATAAAAAAAGTATTATCTGTAAGAACTGATTTTAGGGAAAAAACCACTAAAGCACCAAAGATAAAGCATGATAATGAATTGATGTTTGGTAGACCAGGAAAAATACTTCATGTAGATGGCGATAGTGACTATATGGAAACTTGTTTAAAAGTATACAAGCAATTATCGCTAGATGCAGTTGGAAGGTGTATTCCTGAGAGTAAACAACCGGGAGTTATAGTTGATTTAGTAAGGGAGATAAAACCAGATATAGTAGTTCTAACAGGTCATGATGGGGTTTTAAAGGATTCTAGAAATTATTTAGACTTAAATAACTATAGAAATTCTAAATATTATTTGGAATCAATTAAAGCGTTAAGAGATTATAATTCTAGTTATGATGAATTAGTTATATTTGCAGGAGCATGCCAAAGTTGTTATGAATGCATGCTTGATGCAGGTGCTAATTTTGCATCATCTCCAAGTAGAGTTTTAATTCATTGCTTGGATCCAGTTTTTGTTTGTGAAAAAATAGCATATACAAGAATAGATGAAATAGTTTCAATTAAAGATGTTATAGAGAATACAATAACAGGAATAAAGGGGATAGGCGGATTACAAACAAGAGGAAAATATAGAGAGGGTTATCCTAAATCACCATTCATTTAG
- a CDS encoding Veg family protein: METIKTISSIKKDIEKHVGDKVTLRANGGRKKILVNDGVIDSVYDSIFVIKLKTDTPRTVTYSYSDVLTKTVQLVFPQSI, translated from the coding sequence ATGGAAACAATAAAAACAATTTCCTCAATAAAAAAAGACATAGAAAAGCACGTAGGTGATAAAGTAACCTTAAGAGCTAATGGAGGAAGAAAAAAGATTCTAGTTAATGACGGAGTAATTGACAGCGTATATGATAGCATATTTGTAATAAAACTAAAGACTGACACCCCAAGGACTGTGACATATAGTTACTCAGATGTATTAACAAAGACAGTACAATTGGTATTTCCGCAATCAATATAA
- a CDS encoding DUF3794 and LysM peptidoglycan-binding domain-containing protein, with product MSQIDTIKESIGFEQLIKESNSDCILKEEYLIPDTHPDVQEILTVEARPIIVSKEFVGDKIALEGKVEYTVLYLAREEGLVVNSVSYTEKFSSNIDLNQEEHKIVCELECKVEHIEATIMNERKISIQGVFGIYWEMYKSSEFEFVKDIEGTDDIEILKKTEKINRISANEEVELVGKSNIRVGMDKPQISKILKCSLLLHKKEIKILEDKVYISCYCKLNILYKGDESKEIICIEDDVYLSKEEEVKGVNSEMMYSVSYNIQNNDLMLEEDDLGEVRIINNEFMVKANIKVFSKENVDVIKDAYCPNFPIELKKEEYELGAIQGTNSSEIIIKDNIALNENNLIPDQIICSNGTILISDKQVETDKVIVEGTLKVDVLYKTSDQDKYLANVKAEIPFNSIIDMQGAKKGMKAIIKCNIESLDATIEANTIAIKASAMLCAKVCYEVKKQFICDVIEQEGEVLEKKSSVTIYVVGEEDTLWDLAKKYNTTVDDLIKINDMEDQEDIECGKKLIIPGRAVF from the coding sequence ATGTCACAAATAGATACAATAAAAGAAAGTATAGGCTTTGAACAACTAATAAAAGAGAGTAATTCAGATTGTATTTTAAAAGAAGAGTATTTAATTCCAGATACACATCCAGATGTTCAAGAGATATTAACTGTTGAAGCTAGACCTATAATAGTTAGTAAGGAATTTGTTGGTGATAAAATTGCTTTAGAAGGAAAAGTTGAGTATACTGTTTTGTATTTAGCTAGAGAAGAGGGGTTGGTTGTAAACTCTGTTAGTTATACAGAAAAATTTAGTAGCAATATTGATTTGAACCAAGAAGAACATAAAATCGTTTGTGAATTAGAATGCAAAGTGGAACATATTGAAGCTACTATAATGAATGAAAGAAAGATCTCCATCCAAGGTGTTTTTGGAATCTATTGGGAGATGTATAAAAGTAGTGAATTTGAATTCGTTAAAGATATAGAAGGAACAGATGATATAGAAATATTAAAAAAGACTGAAAAAATTAATAGAATTAGTGCAAATGAAGAAGTTGAATTGGTTGGAAAATCTAATATTAGGGTTGGAATGGACAAACCTCAAATTAGTAAAATTTTAAAATGTTCATTATTACTTCATAAGAAAGAAATAAAAATATTGGAAGATAAAGTATATATAAGTTGCTATTGTAAATTAAATATTCTTTACAAGGGTGATGAATCTAAAGAAATTATTTGTATTGAAGATGACGTTTATTTATCAAAAGAAGAGGAAGTAAAAGGCGTTAATTCAGAGATGATGTATTCTGTATCATATAATATTCAAAATAATGATTTGATGCTAGAAGAAGACGATTTAGGAGAAGTAAGAATAATAAATAATGAATTTATGGTTAAAGCAAATATAAAGGTATTTTCAAAAGAAAATGTTGATGTAATAAAAGATGCATATTGTCCTAATTTTCCAATAGAATTGAAAAAAGAAGAGTATGAATTAGGTGCTATACAAGGTACAAATAGTTCGGAAATTATTATTAAGGATAATATAGCATTAAATGAAAACAATTTAATACCAGATCAAATAATATGTTCTAATGGAACAATATTAATATCTGATAAACAAGTTGAAACAGATAAGGTTATTGTAGAGGGAACGTTAAAAGTTGATGTTCTATATAAAACAAGTGATCAAGATAAGTATCTTGCAAATGTAAAGGCTGAGATACCATTCAATTCAATAATAGATATGCAAGGTGCTAAAAAGGGTATGAAAGCAATAATAAAATGCAATATTGAAAGTTTAGATGCAACTATAGAAGCAAATACAATAGCTATAAAGGCATCGGCAATGTTATGTGCTAAGGTATGCTATGAAGTTAAAAAACAATTTATATGTGATGTTATAGAGCAAGAAGGGGAAGTCCTAGAAAAAAAATCTAGTGTTACTATATATGTTGTAGGTGAAGAAGATACATTATGGGATCTTGCTAAAAAATATAATACTACAGTAGACGATTTAATAAAAATAAATGATATGGAAGACCAAGAAGATATAGAGTGTGGAAAAAAATTAATAATTCCTGGAAGAGCTGTATTTTAA
- a CDS encoding cyanophycinase — MNENLNGNLIIIGGGEDKEGKKEILKRVCASMDKDKDILLIATIATEYPKEAANKYKKAFGELKVKNIRVLDISERMDSFNEENVELIKNSSLIFFTGGDQLRITSLIGGSPIYSALKEACKKGIFIVGTSAGASVMSDTMIVEGSDEQSPRKCTLKMAPGLGLIKDVIIDQHFAQRGRIGRLLTGIAENPEVLGIGIDENTAIIVNQEGKVEVIGEGAVYFIDGSEITYTNVSELYGEDILSMYNVKLHILTNSKRFDLIKKLPFEEDKLSNESSTGKDI; from the coding sequence TTGAATGAAAATTTAAATGGAAATCTGATAATAATTGGAGGAGGAGAAGACAAAGAAGGGAAGAAAGAAATTTTAAAAAGAGTATGTGCTTCTATGGATAAAGACAAGGATATATTATTGATTGCAACTATTGCAACCGAGTATCCAAAAGAAGCAGCTAATAAGTATAAAAAAGCTTTTGGAGAATTAAAAGTTAAAAATATAAGAGTATTAGATATTAGTGAAAGAATGGATTCTTTTAATGAAGAAAATGTAGAGCTTATAAAAAATTCATCTTTAATATTTTTCACAGGTGGAGATCAATTAAGAATAACTAGCTTAATTGGAGGAAGCCCTATCTATTCAGCTCTAAAAGAAGCTTGTAAAAAAGGCATATTTATTGTAGGAACATCAGCAGGGGCATCAGTTATGAGTGATACTATGATAGTTGAAGGGTCGGATGAGCAATCTCCAAGAAAATGTACTCTCAAAATGGCTCCCGGTTTAGGACTTATAAAAGATGTTATAATTGACCAACATTTTGCTCAACGAGGAAGAATTGGTAGATTATTAACTGGTATTGCAGAAAATCCAGAAGTATTAGGTATAGGAATAGATGAAAATACAGCAATAATAGTTAATCAAGAAGGAAAAGTAGAAGTAATAGGTGAAGGTGCAGTATATTTTATTGATGGCAGTGAAATTACATATACAAATGTTTCAGAACTTTACGGAGAAGATATTTTAAGTATGTATAATGTTAAATTACATATTTTAACGAATAGTAAAAGATTTGATCTTATAAAAAAGTTACCTTTTGAGGAGGATAAATTAAGTAATGAAAGTAGTACAGGAAAGGATATATGA
- the cphA gene encoding cyanophycin synthetase, whose translation MKVVQERIYEGKNIYSHKKCIRIDVDLQGYCETPSKDIPNFNFNLLKIVPELYTHRCGIDEDGGFVTRLKEGTYLAHICEHITIALQNRLGIEVAYGKAREIQGDRYYIIFQYEYAKTAMECFRLAIDLINALIAQSPINFEERISFIKEILNLEEIGPSTNAICKAAKEYNMPVTQLGNSGFYQIGYGKQGKVIEATISQKTSCVAVDISCDKLLTKQLLENQNIPVALGGKVHNIIDLLKCAEKIEYPVVLKPQYGSKGNGIYLNIKNENELIKAYNHIKDQFKDILLEKYVEGNDYRVCIVDYKVVAVSLRIPPFVIGNGKEKLRELIDKVNSDPLRGEDHEKPLTKIKIDDQLMSYINKNNLSLSYIPKCNEKVFLRENANISTGGIAIDCTDNICEENINHCINAAKALGLDICGIDLCVNDISCDIAKSNGVIMEINAAPGIRMHHFPSKGIERNVGKAIINMMYGENPKNIPIVSVTGTNGKTTTTRLINHVLSKMGYSVGMTSTEGIYVNNKCIHKGDDSGFNSAKTILLNRDVDIAVLETARGGLIRKGLAYDIADISVITNITNDHLGLDGINSMEQLSFVKALVGEAVKENGFTVLNADDKWSKTIINRIKANKIFFSKYENNELIEKNISDGGIAVFIENDYIVVVNNHKKYSICSINDVPLSYNGLLKYNLENIMAACGALVGMNIDYCMISKGIMDFNLDNNNGRFNIYEVDGRKIILDYGHNIEGYKAVLSSLNKIKKDKDLIGVIGIPGDRCDDIAIEIGKICSEMLDKIIIKEDKDRRGREQGEIASLLKNGVLRENKNSKIHVCLDEIKALEKALMISKKGDTIVVFFEDLESIVKYIKNKDSNNSLNLKLSNL comes from the coding sequence ATGAAAGTAGTACAGGAAAGGATATATGAAGGAAAAAATATATATTCTCATAAAAAATGCATAAGAATAGATGTGGACTTACAGGGATATTGTGAAACTCCAAGTAAAGATATACCTAACTTTAATTTTAATTTATTAAAGATTGTACCAGAGTTGTATACACATAGATGTGGAATAGATGAGGATGGTGGTTTTGTAACAAGACTTAAAGAGGGAACTTACTTAGCACATATATGTGAACATATAACAATTGCATTGCAAAATAGGTTAGGAATAGAAGTAGCTTATGGAAAAGCTAGAGAAATACAAGGAGATCGATATTATATAATTTTTCAATATGAGTATGCTAAAACTGCTATGGAATGTTTTAGATTAGCTATTGATTTAATAAATGCTCTTATAGCTCAATCACCAATAAATTTTGAAGAAAGAATAAGTTTTATAAAAGAAATATTAAATTTAGAGGAAATAGGACCTAGTACAAATGCTATTTGTAAAGCAGCAAAAGAATATAATATGCCTGTAACTCAGCTAGGAAACAGTGGATTTTATCAAATTGGTTATGGTAAACAAGGAAAAGTAATAGAAGCTACTATTTCTCAAAAAACAAGTTGTGTTGCAGTAGATATTTCTTGTGATAAGCTTTTAACAAAACAATTATTGGAAAATCAAAATATACCAGTAGCATTAGGTGGAAAGGTTCATAATATAATTGATTTATTAAAGTGTGCTGAAAAAATTGAATATCCAGTAGTTCTAAAACCTCAATATGGTAGTAAAGGTAATGGAATATATTTAAATATAAAAAATGAAAATGAATTAATTAAAGCATATAATCACATAAAAGATCAGTTCAAAGATATATTACTAGAAAAATACGTTGAAGGAAATGATTATAGAGTTTGTATAGTTGATTATAAAGTTGTAGCAGTATCATTAAGAATACCACCTTTTGTAATAGGGAATGGAAAAGAAAAATTAAGAGAACTTATAGATAAAGTTAATAGCGATCCTCTACGTGGTGAAGATCATGAAAAACCTTTAACTAAAATAAAAATAGATGATCAATTAATGTCTTATATAAACAAAAATAATTTATCACTTAGCTATATACCGAAATGCAATGAAAAAGTATTTTTAAGAGAAAATGCTAATATTTCTACAGGGGGAATAGCTATTGATTGCACAGATAATATATGTGAGGAAAATATAAATCACTGCATAAATGCTGCTAAAGCATTAGGTTTAGATATATGTGGAATAGATTTATGCGTAAATGATATATCTTGTGATATAGCTAAAAGTAATGGCGTTATTATGGAGATTAATGCAGCACCTGGAATAAGGATGCATCATTTTCCATCTAAAGGTATTGAAAGAAATGTTGGAAAAGCAATAATTAATATGATGTATGGTGAAAATCCTAAGAATATACCAATAGTATCTGTAACTGGAACTAATGGTAAAACAACAACAACTAGGCTTATTAATCATGTATTAAGTAAAATGGGTTATAGTGTGGGAATGACATCAACTGAGGGAATATATGTTAATAATAAATGTATTCATAAAGGTGATGATTCAGGTTTTAATAGTGCAAAAACAATATTATTAAATAGAGACGTAGATATAGCAGTACTAGAAACTGCAAGAGGTGGATTGATTAGAAAAGGATTAGCGTATGATATTGCAGATATTTCTGTAATAACAAATATAACTAATGACCACTTAGGTTTAGATGGTATTAATTCTATGGAGCAGCTAAGTTTTGTTAAAGCATTAGTTGGAGAAGCGGTAAAAGAAAATGGATTCACTGTATTAAATGCTGATGATAAATGGAGTAAAACTATAATTAATAGAATTAAAGCTAACAAAATATTTTTTTCTAAATATGAAAATAATGAATTAATAGAAAAAAATATAAGTGACGGTGGAATAGCTGTTTTTATAGAAAATGATTATATAGTTGTAGTAAATAATCATAAAAAATATTCAATATGTTCTATAAATGATGTTCCACTTTCTTACAACGGTTTATTAAAATATAATTTGGAAAATATAATGGCAGCTTGTGGAGCTTTAGTAGGAATGAATATAGATTATTGTATGATTTCAAAAGGTATAATGGACTTTAATTTAGATAACAATAATGGAAGATTTAATATTTATGAAGTAGATGGTAGAAAAATAATATTAGATTATGGTCATAATATAGAAGGATATAAAGCTGTATTATCATCATTAAACAAAATAAAAAAAGATAAAGATTTAATTGGTGTGATAGGAATTCCAGGTGACAGATGTGATGATATAGCTATAGAGATAGGCAAAATATGTTCTGAAATGTTAGATAAAATAATAATAAAAGAAGATAAGGATAGAAGAGGAAGAGAGCAGGGCGAAATTGCATCATTATTAAAAAATGGTGTGTTAAGGGAAAATAAAAATTCTAAAATACATGTATGTTTAGATGAAATAAAAGCTTTAGAAAAGGCATTAATGATAAGTAAAAAGGGCGATACTATAGTAGTGTTTTTTGAAGATTTAGAATCAATTGTAAAATATATTAAAAATAAAGATTCGAATAATTCCTTGAATTTAAAGTTATCTAATTTATAG